In the Quercus lobata isolate SW786 chromosome 5, ValleyOak3.0 Primary Assembly, whole genome shotgun sequence genome, one interval contains:
- the LOC115989838 gene encoding heavy metal-associated isoprenylated plant protein 47-like, which translates to MVQKKLVIKVQMTCDKCRTTALKLAAGAEGVTSVAIEGEDKSLVVVIGDEVDSVCLTRSLRKKVGYATIVSVAQLEGSDEKKDEEDKPTTTICYSGYGQYPQCPSYYRVVLSDPWPSNCFFM; encoded by the exons ATGGTGCAGAAGAAGCTAGTAATAAAGGTGCAGATGACTTGTGACAAATGTAGAACCACGGCCTTGAAGCTTGCTGCTGGGGCAGAAG GTGTGACTTCCGTGGCAATCGAAGGAGAAGATAAAAGTCTGGTGGTAGTGATAGGAGATGAAGTTGATTCGGTTTGCTTGACCCGGTCACTGAGGAAGAAGGTTGGCTATGCCACCATAGTGAGTGTGGCACAACTGGAAGGAAGTGATGAgaagaaagatgaagaagacaAGCCAACTACAACTATATGCTATTCGGGTTATGGACAATATCCACAGTGCCCTTCGTACTATAGAGTGGTTTTATCTGATCCATGGCCTAGCAATTGCTTCTTCATGTGA